A genomic region of Saccopteryx bilineata isolate mSacBil1 chromosome 1, mSacBil1_pri_phased_curated, whole genome shotgun sequence contains the following coding sequences:
- the DOHH gene encoding deoxyhypusine hydroxylase: MVTEQEVEDIGKMLVDPQKPLQARFRALFTLRGLGGPGAIAWISRAFSDDSALLKHELAYCLGQMQDRRAIPVLVDVLRDTCQEPMVRHEAGEALGAIGDPEVLEILKQYSTDPVVEVAETCQLAICRLEWLQQHSREPVAAGPYLSVDPAPPAKEHDVGQLREVLLDEAQPLFSRYRAMFALRDVGGEEAALVLAEGLRCGSALFRHEIGYVLGQLQHEAAVPQLAAALAQGTENPMVRHECAEALGAIARPRCLAALRAHMADPERVVRESCEVALDMCEYEMGPAFQYADGLEQLRSSRS; encoded by the exons ATGGTGACAGAGCAAGAGGTAGAGGACATTGGGAAGATGCTGGTGGACCCCCAGAAGCCACTGCAGGCCCGCTTCCGGGCGCTCTTCACACTGAGAGGGCTTGGTGGCCCGGGAGCCATTGCTTGGATCAGCCGGGCCTTTAGCGATGACTCTGCCCTGCTCAAGCACGAGCTGGCCTACTGCCTGGGCCAGATGCAGGACCGCCGGGCCATCCCTGTGCTGGTGGATGTATTACGTGACACCTGCCAGGAGCCCATGGTGCGCCATGAGGCAG GAGAGGCCTTGGGGGCCATTGGAGACCCAGAAGTTCTGGAGATCTTGAAGCAGTACTCCACTGACCCTGTTGTGGAG GTGGCTGAGACGTGCCAGTTGGCCATCTGTCGGCTGGAGTGGCTACAGCAGCACAGCAGGGAGCCAGTGGCAGCAGGGCCCTACCTCTCAGTGGACCCAGCCCCGCCGGCCAAGGAGCATGATGTGGGGCAGCTGCGGGAAGTGCTGCTGGACGAGGCCCAGCCACTCTTCAGTAGATACCGAGCCATGTTTGCCTTGCGAGATGTTGGTGGTGAGGAGGCTGCCCTGGTGCTGGCCGAAG GCCTGCGCTGTGGCAGTGCTCTCTTTCGCCATGAGATCGGCTACGTTCTGGGCCAGCTGCAGCATGAGGCGGCTGTGCCCCAGCTGGCAGCGGCTCTGGCCCAAGGGACTGAGAACCCCATGGTGCGACATGAATGTGCTGAGGCCCTGGGAGCCATTGCTCGGCCACGCTGCCTGGCTGCCCTGCGGGCCCACATGGCTGACCCTGAGCGTGTGGTGCGGGAGAGCTGCGAGGTGGCCCTGGACATGTGTGAGTATGAGATGGGGCCGGCCTTCCAGTACGCCGATGGGCTGGAGCAGCTGCGATCGTCCCGCTCCTAG